The genomic stretch TACCAATACGGCCTGGGATAAAACTTTATGGCCTTCGGTGTACGAAAACAACAAAAAAGAGATCCTGGTAGTGAACTCCGCGGCAAGAAAAGAAGGCGGACATGCCATTAAGATCCGGAAAGGAAAGATCAGTAAATAAGGGCAAGTTGAATAGTTATAGCAAGCGTTAGAAAAAAGCCGGTGATCAACACCGGCTTTTCTATTTTAAGAAGGCTATTAATGTTCTATTTAAAGTAGGTTATTAATATTCAAACTTCCGCAGTTTGGGTGCTTTAAGCCAGGTGATGATCACCACCAGCAGGGTCATGCTGCCGCCGAAGATCACGGAGTTGACCACGCCCATCAGTTTGGCAGCCACCCCGCTTTCAAAGCTCCCGATCTCATTGGAGGAGCTGATGAACATGGTATTGACAGAAGAAACACGACCCCGCATTTCATCCGGTGTTTTCAGCTGCAGGATAGTGCCGCGGATCACCACGCTCACGCCATCCAGCGCTCCGCTGCAAAGCAGGGCGAAGAAACTGAGCAGGTAAATTTTGGATAGGCCAAACAGGATGATACAGATGCCAAAACCGGCTACGGCCAGCATCATGATGCGGCCCTGGTTTCGCCGAAGGGGGAAAAGAGTGAGCAGTAATACGGTAGTGATAGAACCGATGTCTGCTGCGGCATTGAGCCAGCCGAAACCGATAGGACCTACTTTCAGGATCTGGTCGGCAAAGAAAGGGATCATGGCCACGGCGCCACCGAACAGCACGGCAAAAAGGTCCAGGGAGATGGCCCCCAGCAGTTCTTTTGTTTTCACCACATATTGCAAACCTTCTTTCACACTGTCCCAGGTACGCTGGGTGGTATTGCCGTGCAGGATGGGTTTGTGCGAGATAGCATAGGCGCAGGTGGCGGCAATGCCGAGGTAGACCAGGATCAGGACAAAAGAGGGTGTATAACCGGCATGGGCAATCATAAAACCGGCCGTGGCATGGCCTATGACAGAGCCGCTCATCCAGACGCTGGAACTCCAGGTAACGGCATTGGGCAATAGTGTACGCGGCACCAGCTGGGACATAATGGAACTGGAAGTAGGGCCAATAAAGGAACGGAGGATACCGGTGCAGAAAATGACGCCATAGATAGCGAACTGGACAAAATGATTGCCGAAATGTTCCCCTACCTGGTCGTTGGTGGCTACCATCAGGCCGGCGGCGCAGACGCCATACAGCAGCACGTTCCGGACCAGCATATTGCGTTTATCGCTCCGGTCCACGATATGCCCGGAGTACAGGGCCAGCAAAATGGCGGGAATGGCTTCTGATAAACTGATAAAGGCCAGGGCCAGCGGGTTTTTGGTGATGAGGTACATTTTCCACCAGACCAGGGTGGTCACCATTCTCATGGCCATGATAAAAAAGAAACGCTGGATGATATACAGCCTGAACTCTTTCAGCCGTACTACCTCAAAGGGGCCCGGCCGTGGAACGTCTTCTGCCATGGCGCAAAATTAACTGGCCGTTCGCAAACCTCCGGCAAAAAATATTAGGCACTGCTTTTTCTTTCTCCCGGAGGGAAAGATAAGGGTGTACCGGCCATAATGGGGTTGTTGCCAACAGCAGGGGGCTATGGTAATGAAAAATAATGCTGCCCGTTGTCAAAGTCCATTTCCAGGGCATCGGTGATCACCTGCAGGTGTTTTTCGTTGCCCAGGAAATCAGCGTTGCTGACGTCAATGAACAGGGTTTTGATGTTGTGCTGTTTAATATAGTTGGTATAGGTCTGCTGGATATTGAACAGGTACTCATCCGGGATGGCCTGCTCATAGGACCGGTTGCGCCTTTTGATATTGGCCTGCAGCTTCTGTACCGGCGCATGCAGGTAGATCAGGAGATCCGGCTGTACCAGCTGCTGGTGGATGATGTCAAACAGCTTCTGGTAGAGGCGAAACTCTTCTTCGGGCAGGTTCACCTTGGCAAACAGCAGGCATTTGGTGAAGAGGTAATCGCTGATGGTGATGGACTGGAACATATCCTTGGTATGGATCAGCTCCTTAAGCTGTTTGTAGCGTTCCGCCATAAAGAAAAGCTCCAGCGGGAAAGCGTACTGCTGGGGATTCTCGTAGAATTTGCTCAGGAAGGGATTGTCGGCAAAGCCTTCCAGGATCAGCCGGGCATTGTATTTCCTGGCCAGCAGATGGGACAGGGTGGTTTTCCCTGCACCAATATTGCCTTCGATGGTGATAAAGTGATACTTCATGGAATCAGTCCCAAAGAAAAGCAAATGACCCAACAAATGGAGGGGCGGACCCTGTTTGTGGAAAAATCGGTAACATCAACCGGGCAGCCGCTCCACTTTCAGCGGATCGGTGCAGGCGGCCAGCAGTTGGGTCACGGTTTGCCGGAGGACGGGATGCCCGTAGCCGGGGGCTATCTCTGCCAGCGGTTCCAGTACAAATCGCCGGGAAGTCATGGCCGGATGCGGTATGACCAGGTTAGGTTCGTCCCAGATTTCTTCATTATAGAAGAGGATATCGATATCAATGGTGCGGGGGCCGTTCTTTTCCAGCCGCTCCCGGCCCATGTCCAGTTCGGTTTCCAGTATAGCCTGCATCAGGTCAGGGGCGGCCAGCGGTGTTTCAATCAGCAGGGCCTGGTTGAGGAAGGCCTGCTGGTCGGTCTTACCCCAGGCGGCGGTCTCATACACACCGGACCGGGCTTTGACAGCGCCCAGCCGGTCATTGATCAGTTCCACGGCATGGCCCAGGTTTTGCAACCGGTTGCCCATATTACCGCCTATCAGTAAATACGCATAATTCATATATTGCAGTTGATCAGGGCATCAAATATCAAAGAATTTTACCTAAAACCTTGTTGCAGATGAAGAGCTTTTTTAAAATATTTTTCGCTACCCTGCTGGCCTTGTTCATTTTTTCGCTGATCAGTTTTTTTATTACGATGGGCGTGATCGCCGGCCTGGCCAGTTCCGGTAAAGAAGCTACGGGTAATAAAGCCGTACTGGTGCTGGACCTTTCTCAGCCCTTTGCAGAGATCAGTGAGCCCAATCCGCTGACCGGTATCGGCAACCGCCCGCAGTACGATGTTCCGTCGCTCTATGATGCAGTGCGGATGATCCGTCATGCCAAAGCAGACTCTGCCGTAAAAGGTATCTATATCAAATGTGCGGGCAACGCCAACAGCTTTGGCGCCAGCGAAGCTATCCGGAACGCCCTGCTGGACTTTCAAAGCACTAAAAAATTTGTGCTGGCCTATGGGGAAGTGATCTCCCAGGGTGGTTACCGCGTAGCCAACCTGGCGGATGAGCTGTACTGCCATCCAAAGGGTGGGGTAGACTGGCGGGGTTATGCTTTCCAGAACGTCTTCCTCAAAGGCGCGCTGGAAAAGCTGGCCATAGAACCCCAGATCTTTTACGCCGGCAAATTCAAAAGTGCTACCGAGCCTTTCCGGGAAACACAGATGACGGCTGCCAATAAAGAGCAGATGACCGTACTCATGAATGATCTTTATGCCGGTCTGCTGGAGCAGACAGCTGCCGCCCGTGAGCTGGATACTGCCACCCTGCACCGGTATGCCGATCAGAACCTGATCCGCTCCGCTTCAGACGCGCTGCAATACAAACTGGTGGATGGTCTCAAATATGATGATGAGGTACAGGATATCCTGCGTACCAAACTGGGGCTTGGCAAAACAGCGAAGATCAATTTTGTCTCCCTGGGCAAATATGCGCAGGCGGTCAATTTTAAAAGGCAGGGCAGTGGCCGTATAGCCCTGATCTATGCGGAAGGCGATATTGTAGATGGTAAAGGCGGAGAAGGCATGATCGGGAGCGACCCCTATCGGCAGCTGATCCGCAAGGCCCGCTTTGATGACGATGTAAAAGCCATTGTGCTGCGCATCAATTCCGGTGGCGGCAGCGCCATGGCCAGTGAAAATATCTGGCGGGAGCTGACCCTGGCGCGGAAAGACAAACCCGTGGTGGTGAGCTTTGGCGATGTGTCTGCTTCCGGTGGGTATTACCTGTCCTGCAATGCGGACAGCATCTTTGCTGAGCCCGGCACCATCACCGGCTCTATTGGCGTATTCACCCTGCTGCCCAATATGCAGCAGTTCTTCAATAAGAAACTGGGCATCACTTTCGACGGCGTCAAGACCTCCCCCGATGCCGACATGATGTCCGTATCCAAGCCTCTCACGGAGATGCAGAAACGATTTGTGCAGGCCGAGATTGACAGCATCTATCATACCTTCCTCAGTCGCGTGGCCGAAGGCCGTAAACTGACCCTGGCACAGGTGGACAGCATCGGGCAGGGCAGGGTATGGACCGGCAGCAGGGCCCTGCAGCTGGGACTGGTGGACAGGATCGGCGGGCTGGATGCCGCAG from Candidatus Pseudobacter hemicellulosilyticus encodes the following:
- a CDS encoding MFS transporter, yielding MAEDVPRPGPFEVVRLKEFRLYIIQRFFFIMAMRMVTTLVWWKMYLITKNPLALAFISLSEAIPAILLALYSGHIVDRSDKRNMLVRNVLLYGVCAAGLMVATNDQVGEHFGNHFVQFAIYGVIFCTGILRSFIGPTSSSIMSQLVPRTLLPNAVTWSSSVWMSGSVIGHATAGFMIAHAGYTPSFVLILVYLGIAATCAYAISHKPILHGNTTQRTWDSVKEGLQYVVKTKELLGAISLDLFAVLFGGAVAMIPFFADQILKVGPIGFGWLNAAADIGSITTVLLLTLFPLRRNQGRIMMLAVAGFGICIILFGLSKIYLLSFFALLCSGALDGVSVVIRGTILQLKTPDEMRGRVSSVNTMFISSSNEIGSFESGVAAKLMGVVNSVIFGGSMTLLVVIITWLKAPKLRKFEY
- a CDS encoding deoxynucleoside kinase, whose product is MKYHFITIEGNIGAGKTTLSHLLARKYNARLILEGFADNPFLSKFYENPQQYAFPLELFFMAERYKQLKELIHTKDMFQSITISDYLFTKCLLFAKVNLPEEEFRLYQKLFDIIHQQLVQPDLLIYLHAPVQKLQANIKRRNRSYEQAIPDEYLFNIQQTYTNYIKQHNIKTLFIDVSNADFLGNEKHLQVITDALEMDFDNGQHYFSLP
- the folK gene encoding 2-amino-4-hydroxy-6-hydroxymethyldihydropteridine diphosphokinase gives rise to the protein MNYAYLLIGGNMGNRLQNLGHAVELINDRLGAVKARSGVYETAAWGKTDQQAFLNQALLIETPLAAPDLMQAILETELDMGRERLEKNGPRTIDIDILFYNEEIWDEPNLVIPHPAMTSRRFVLEPLAEIAPGYGHPVLRQTVTQLLAACTDPLKVERLPG
- the sppA gene encoding signal peptide peptidase SppA, producing MKSFFKIFFATLLALFIFSLISFFITMGVIAGLASSGKEATGNKAVLVLDLSQPFAEISEPNPLTGIGNRPQYDVPSLYDAVRMIRHAKADSAVKGIYIKCAGNANSFGASEAIRNALLDFQSTKKFVLAYGEVISQGGYRVANLADELYCHPKGGVDWRGYAFQNVFLKGALEKLAIEPQIFYAGKFKSATEPFRETQMTAANKEQMTVLMNDLYAGLLEQTAAARELDTATLHRYADQNLIRSASDALQYKLVDGLKYDDEVQDILRTKLGLGKTAKINFVSLGKYAQAVNFKRQGSGRIALIYAEGDIVDGKGGEGMIGSDPYRQLIRKARFDDDVKAIVLRINSGGGSAMASENIWRELTLARKDKPVVVSFGDVSASGGYYLSCNADSIFAEPGTITGSIGVFTLLPNMQQFFNKKLGITFDGVKTSPDADMMSVSKPLTEMQKRFVQAEIDSIYHTFLSRVAEGRKLTLAQVDSIGQGRVWTGSRALQLGLVDRIGGLDAAVDCAAGMAKLSEYRLREYPEPRNFMDRLLGSYQEEAAETALQRELGTEGLKTFRSLQRLKASLGVHQARLPFELEVLP